The DNA sequence CAGGATTTTCCATTAGTGTCCTGTCTTCTCTAGGTTGTTAAGATACTGGTCAGGTTGCTTTTCATTTACATTGATTACACCTGGTTGACTCGTTAAATTTTATCATCATTCTTACATCAAGGACAAGAAATCTTGTACTTTACAATACCTGTTTTTTTCTTACATTGAAATCTACGTACAAAAGCCTAGAAAAGTTATTGTGTTATTTTGTCCTCCCATGAGAACTGCGGCTCATTACGATGGCTCTGAACTCACCTTTGATGATGAAGTTCAACTTATCGCGCTTTCGGATCAAACCAAAAGGCCTTGTTGCACCACCTTTGAATCTATCTCACACACTCTCGAAGCCAGTCAGAACCACCAGCCCTGTTGTGCAAAGCATCAATGCGAAAACCTCCTCACATGAACTCGTTTTTCGGAGTCTCAGAAACACAGCTGTAGTGATTGTTTTCGCGGCCTCGGTGATGGGAAAGTTTCAAGGGCTAGTTAGCAGAGCTGAAACCAAGCCAATTATGACAGAAGAAGTCACTAGTCAAGAGGAAACAAAGACATTGGTTTCTGAAGCTATCGAAACACTGAAGCAGTTACTGGAACAAAGATACGAAGCCAGGGATTTTGAAGAAAGTATAAGAATCTCAAGAGAGTTGATATCAGCGCAACCAGAACGTGTGGAATGGAAAATTGCATTAGCAACAGTTTTTAAGCAAATGGGGGATATAGAGAAAGCCTTTGGGGTGCTCGACGAGGTGTTGGCTGAAAATCCGACAGAACCACATGCATTATTTGAGAGTGCAGCGTGGATGAGCTTCGAAGGAAAGGAAGAGGAGGCGCTAGAAAGATTGGAAAAGGCATTAATGATTGCTAAAGAAAAGAACAATGCTACTGAAATAAGAGATGTGAGGTTGATCATAGCTCAGATTACGTTTCTGCAGAAGAAACCAGACGAAGCACTGAAGAGTTATAATGAGCTTGAAAAAGAGGATCCTTCAGATATCaggattgtttttctgaaaGGGTTGTTATACTATTGTACCAAAAGAAATGCAGAAGCAACAGAGCAAtttgacaagtattttgaactcATACCCAATGCTCCTCCTCCTGTGGGTGATGGTTATATGACTACATTACCGAAAATTAGACCACCAGGTATTTAGGGTCTTCTGTCTAGTTTCGAAGCTAAATTGGGTTCGGAATTATGATACAACAAATTTCGATGATATATATGAAGATTATGATTCAATATATAGGTCTGCAAGAAGCCTCAACAGATAAAGGAAATATTTGCTTTAATTTTCATTCAGCTAATATCAACGATGTCAAGATTTCTGCCCCAAAACACGATATCTTTGAAATATTCAGTTGGGCACGACAAGTTGGGAATTCACAAAATCAAAACATCCCTGAATACATTATAAACATTAGACACAAAAGGAAACTTCCTGTAGTTGCATTACCTacgtttattttttttcttggaCTTGTTATTTGCCTTCCCTTTTTTCCCTCCGGTTTTTTGATTAGTACTTGCATTCTGAGTTCCAGAAGAAACAATGTTTGACAATGAGTCGACCCCTTTGTCAATGGGTTTGACAGCCTCCTCATTTCTCTGTTTGGAGGAGTCCTGAGATTTTATAATATCGTTAGAATCTGCTGCATCCTCAGGCAAAGTAGATTTCCACATGGGTGACTGATCAAGGAATATTTCAAGCTTCGGCCTTTTTGATTGTAAGCTATTCAGCAGTTCTCCAAGGGTTTGAAAGTTATGGTGGTGCTTCTTGTCCCTGGATGTTTTATCACTGAAGGCCGATATTATTACTTAAGAAGTTAAGATATAAAGCCAACAGTTATAAAACTAATAACACTATTATTTGCAACTACCAAAacataaatactccctctgttttcaaataattgacgtttgacttttgtgcacacacttttaagtgcatTGACTGCATAGctagaattttttaaaattttctttttgtgaattaaagtataagattaatatttttattcagaaaaagaaaattttaaatataataattttaagtatgcaGTCAAAGCTCTTACaattgtgtgccaaaaagtcaaacgtcaattatttgaaaacagagtGAGTAATAAACAGTACTTTCACTAAATAAATAATCACTAGgcaaataatataaaagataAAGTTGGACACCAAATTTGTAAGATACACCAATGTTCCATAACAcaataaatttgtattataaatcaTATTTACCACTGACCTGGTATTAAATGCAGAAGAAAGCTGCCTCAACTCATCGAGCATCTTGTTTGCCTCAGAAAAAGCACTTCCGTTATTGCAATCATCGGGGTTCTCAGAAAATTGGGTTATAACTGCAGTTAGGAACTCTATATTGCTGTCTATTTCCACCTAAAAAGATAAAATGGAAGGCATTAATCCTGCAGTAGCCGCATGATTCAAGTAATGACACCTAGAAATAGAATCATTCAGTTTGGTCTTACCTTAGATTTTGCAGCTTTGGACATAAAGTTAATGAAGCTTTCTGCTTTTCTGCTACCCTTCGTCTTTAAAGCATCAATCATATCATCAAAAACACCCCAATTCATTTTCAAGCTGAGTCCATTCGGGTTCAGATCTGCTGAAGGAACATCAGAAGACAGATTTTTGGAGCTCAACCTTATAGCATCACCACCACTGAGATGTTTTTCCATGCCTGAAGTATTCAGTGCCCCTTTCACAGGTTCTTGGGTAATCCTTGGGAACA is a window from the Daucus carota subsp. sativus chromosome 8, DH1 v3.0, whole genome shotgun sequence genome containing:
- the LOC108198516 gene encoding protein SLOW GREEN 1, chloroplastic; the protein is MALNSPLMMKFNLSRFRIKPKGLVAPPLNLSHTLSKPVRTTSPVVQSINAKTSSHELVFRSLRNTAVVIVFAASVMGKFQGLVSRAETKPIMTEEVTSQEETKTLVSEAIETLKQLLEQRYEARDFEESIRISRELISAQPERVEWKIALATVFKQMGDIEKAFGVLDEVLAENPTEPHALFESAAWMSFEGKEEEALERLEKALMIAKEKNNATEIRDVRLIIAQITFLQKKPDEALKSYNELEKEDPSDIRIVFLKGLLYYCTKRNAEATEQFDKYFELIPNAPPPVGDGYMTTLPKIRPPGI